From Toxorhynchites rutilus septentrionalis strain SRP chromosome 2, ASM2978413v1, whole genome shotgun sequence, a single genomic window includes:
- the LOC129766418 gene encoding uncharacterized protein LOC129766418 gives MKNKRKRGKVEAVWDEANINKLICAVETNDCIWNAGNEEYKNRGMRDSVWQYIAENIFDGKYSVAEVSAKWTNLRIQFRSYYAKKNKRKSGQAACSKTCWKYYSQMMFIATSEEQQTARSESNLVLEENFVEGTPKTHVSNPKNKRTRQSTESTGDPTKAIALEGMQAALKKMSEVDSFQVFGNYIAEELRKISDVNAANRIQRKLARQLIDCLDELEYTT, from the exons atgaaaaataaaaggaaGCGAGGGAAGGTTGAAGCAGTGTGGGATGaggcaaatataaacaaactcATTTGTGCCGTAGAGACGAATGACTGCATATGGAACGCTGGAAACGAAGAATACAAAAATCGTGGTATGCGCGATTCTGTATGGCAATATATAgccgaaaatatttttgatggaaAATATAGTGTAGCAGAAGTAAGCGCCAAATGGACAAACCTCCGAATCCAGTTCCGGTCATACTACgcaaagaaaaataaaaggaaatctGGCCAAGCAGCTTGTTCTAAAACATGTTGGAAATACTACAGCCAAATGATGTTCATTGCTACTTCCGAAGAACAACAGACGGCAAGATCCGAATCCAATCTG gtTTTAGAGGAGAACTTCGTCGAGGGGACACCAAAAACGCATGTCAGCAACCCAAAAAACAAGCGTACGCGACAATCTACAGAGTCTACAGGAGATCCTACTAAGGCAATTGCTCTGGAAGGAATGCAAGCCGCATTGAAGAAAATGTCTGAAGTTGATAGCTTCCAGGTGTTTGGGAATTATATTGCTGAGGAGCTGCGGAAGATTTCCGATGTAAACGCTGCGAACAGGATTCAACGAAAACTAGCAAGACAGTTGATTGACTGTCTGGATGAACTAGAATATACAACATGA